A window of Syntrophorhabdaceae bacterium genomic DNA:
AATGCGGCGAGGGGGACGAAATAGAAGGCTTCGACCGTGCCGGTGAAAAAGCGGCTCCAGAAGAGCTGGGTCGTGCTGTTCGCGAGTCCCGATATGGCCGTGAGGGTCGAAAAGCCGAAGATGCCGAAGAGAATGACATACTTTCTGCCGAACCGATCCGATATGAGGCCGGCAGTGATCGGTATGAACATATACCCCCAGAGGGATGCAGAGCCCACCACGCCGAGGGTCGTCTTATCCACGCCGAAGGATTCCATGAGCGAGGGGATCAGGGGGCCGAATATCCACCTCTGGGCGAAATAGAAGAGCATCCCGATCCAGGCCGTGGCGAAAAAGGCCATTCTATTCGATTTCACGCGGTCTTCACCTGTATTTTCTCAGGATACAGGAGAGGGCGAGTTAAATCAACGGGAAATTCCGCTTTGAACAGGACCGGAGCTCTTCAATTTCAGCTTCATAAACTTCAAGGTGGTGAAAACAAAGCAATTCATGGTAGAGGTGACCCGCAAAGAAAGAGCCGATCTGTATACGATGTTCCTTACGTCGGTGATACAATATTATGAACCCGGGTAGAAACAAGGAGGCCCTGTTCCGTAAGGACAGGGCCCCTTAGTTTTTCTATCATTCACGAGAGTGGAAATCAGGGCAGGTATACTCCGGTGCCTATAAAATAGTTCGTGCCGGGGATGGGCTCCACATAGCCTATTTTTGCCGCTTCATCTTTCGTGCCCGGCTTCAGCCAGTAAAAATCAACGAAGCCTCCGCCCTTCTTTGCGGCCTCGCTTAAGGCGCGGACCACGAATTTTCCTTTTGTGTCCTTATAGTCATAAAGGTTTTTACCCTGCAGCTCCTTTTGTGTGCCATGGGCGATATTCACGCCTTTGGCGTCATAGACATAAAAATAGCCCGTATTATCGGGATAAAAGCGGACGGGTGCGATGAAGGAGCGGATCAGCTCGATGCGCTTTCTCTCGTTCTTTACCTTGGCGAGTATGCTGCCCAAGCCGGTAGCCACCGTATGGGTCACCGTCTTCGCCGTCTCTTTATAGCCTTCGATAACAGGGTCGGTTGTCTTTCCGTCGCCTGCTGCCCCTGCCGGACCGGCCAGGCTGATGAGTAACGCGAGACCCAGAAGAAGAGAGAGGAATCCGAGAGTCGGTGAGGTGGCCGGCGCGTTTCTGTGAATACCTTTGATACTCATGATAATAAATCCTCCTATTTTGGAATTATGGGTTGCATCGGTTCAATCTATCATAGGGCACGGGGCGGGGGCAACACGGCGATAACTCTTTTATCGGTCAAAGGGCCGGAAGTTTAAAAGAATGCCTGTCTTCAGGGATAGGAGAAGAACAGGCCCCCCACGAATGAAACGGTGTTCTTTCCGTGGTGATAGGGGATGGCGCACGCCTCGAGGAGCCTCGATACGTCTATGCCGTGAGCCTCGAGCGAGGGGAGGGCTTTCTCCGGATGGCCGCACGGCTCGTCTCTTTTTGCCCCGCATTCCGGGCAATAGCGGCACGGGCCGGCGCTCAATGCCAAAATTGTCGTCATACCATATTTCTCGCCGAGGAGATCCCTGATTTTTCTCACCACCTGCTCGTGGGCGATTCCGCCTTTATGCATGCCCCTTATATCGAGAGAGCTTTTCAGGGGATGGACGGTCTGGAAGATCAGGGCACGGGAATATTTCCGCACCTTTTGTACTAATTCGTGGTACTCTCCCAAGCGGGGAGGGCACATCAGGTTTTTCCCGTAATGGCCGCACTTGTTTTGCTCGCAGAGTCTTCTGAA
This region includes:
- a CDS encoding cache domain-containing protein, coding for MSIKGIHRNAPATSPTLGFLSLLLGLALLISLAGPAGAAGDGKTTDPVIEGYKETAKTVTHTVATGLGSILAKVKNERKRIELIRSFIAPVRFYPDNTGYFYVYDAKGVNIAHGTQKELQGKNLYDYKDTKGKFVVRALSEAAKKGGGFVDFYWLKPGTKDEAAKIGYVEPIPGTNYFIGTGVYLP
- a CDS encoding DUF2284 domain-containing protein, coding for MKEKPATPGTLSAEELIAAALDSGAAHAAVVETHVLKFDEMFRRLCEQNKCGHYGKNLMCPPRLGEYHELVQKVRKYSRALIFQTVHPLKSSLDIRGMHKGGIAHEQVVRKIRDLLGEKYGMTTILALSAGPCRYCPECGAKRDEPCGHPEKALPSLEAHGIDVSRLLEACAIPYHHGKNTVSFVGGLFFSYP